In Vibrio chagasii, the sequence AATGCCGACAGGACAATGGAACCTATCATTAACTTTTTCATAATTTCCTCTAATACAACTTAGTGATTCCGCTTGTTTTCGAGCCTTTACGGATGAGTTCTTCTATTTTTTCAATCAATTCATCTAGGTTAGATACGTCGATAATGTCTTCATTCGGATCAACAACACAGTCTTGGAAACCACTTTGCTGAGAGGCCCGAAAATCGATACCAATGACTCCTATGTACAAGCCTGGGATTTCCTCTCTTGCTTTGTTACACATACCTCTGTCGACTAGCCCTTTTAGAATGCCGTTATTAGGGCTTTCCTGCCCATCACTCAAAATGAGCAACATCTTAATTTTCTTGTTATACGCTTGCTGTTCTTCATCATCAGAGCTGTTTGGGTCACCGTCATGGAGAATCTGTGCCCCTCTTAATATGCCCTGAAAAGCCGCGGTGCCCCCATCTGCCCACATAGAGTTGATAGGGTTCAAATCAGAAAGCTTGTTCGATAACCGAATGTTTTTGAACTGAGAGGAATTCGAAGATCCATGCGCATTAAATAGATCCGTTCCATTCACACCATAGAAATCAGGCTGTAATCCCGACTTGTCGGTAAACATGGTAGATACTGATGTCGGTAAATCTACATAGTTGTAGACGTCAGCAACCCGGTAGCTATCCTGATAAATCACATCCTTGATACGCTTAGCGTACTTTTGATTGTCCGACTTAGGGTTTGGACAACGTGACTGACGGCTAGCGCAGTTCAGCACCTCATTTTGGGAGTAAGTACGCCAGTAATCCCAGTTAACATCATTGTACGAATACGGTGACACATTAGGCTTGTAGTTATCTTTGTAACTCAGCTGGCTGGTTGCATTCGCTCTACCGCCCGAGACGATTTCTCTTGTACGCACGTTAAAAGGTACAAAACCAACTCGGTTAAGCAGCTTGTCTCCAGTCGTGTCTTCACCGGGTTCATCACATACCTCTTTCCACTCACCATCGACATAGTCTTGTTTAGTTCTGGTACACAGGATCTTGCTTGATATTTGATCGATAGCTGTTTTCAAATCGTCTATTTTTATGTGTCGACTTGAGCCCCACCGGTCATTCATTGAACCGGAAAAGTCCGACACGAAGACGATATCGATGTTGTTATCGCCAAGATATACCGGGTACTTCCGCGCTAATGAGCGGCCCGCGAGATCTTGTTGCTCATCAAACGAGGGAATAAAGCTGCTCGCGAACCAAGAGTCGTGAGTCGTCTTTGCATTAACCGTGTACTGGATATATTCAAGAATGCCGGCCCCTTCATCTTCTGCTTGGTGAAATCTTTGAGCAGTAAGATTGGTGGACTTAATATCCCTCACGTAGTTCTCGACATATTGAGTCGCTAGATTACGAGCTAAGTCGGGTTGATCTTCGATGGTCACCGCTATCGCTGCTGCCTCTGCGGAATCTCTGAGTCGACTGGTTTCTTGCACATAACGAGTCCCTTCGACGGCCCAGAAAGTCACGCCCATAATAGGTACAAGTAATAGGCCCATCCATACTGCTGCTACCCCCTCTTGGCGTCGGAGGCTGGCATGCTGCATTTTCATTTCGTTACCTCCCAGGCATGATTGAAGACGAAGCGATCTTAATGGAAGTACCGGTGCCACTATTAAAGAAAGGCTTAAACCAAGAACTTTCTTCTTCGCAAAGGCTTACCCGATACAAGGGATAAACAACGCCTTTATCAACCGGTGCTAATTCAGCGTGGTCAACAATCGAATCGGTGTCGCAATTTAAGCTTCTGAACTTGCTGCTAGTAAACTCAGCAACACTACTTTTATTTGTCAGTGACTCTATCTTGATTGCCACATTGTCTACGGGTGTGTTGAGCATTCGACTGGCTACCTTTGTCATATCTTGCAACTCGCGATTAGTGACAGCTAAGTTTTGTCCCGCGAGTACATCCGCTTCAAAATAACGAGTGCGCTCTTTGATAACGTTCACCAAAGCAAAGCTTGATCTATCGAGCTTTGCTCGCGTGAGCAGTTGATAACTCAAATCAGCAGCAAAAAGATAAACACCCCACAGCGCGACAAAGATAAACAGCAATTCAACGGTAAATGAGCCCTGTTGACGAGACGCAGAACAGGCGTATTGTTTACAGCTCATCATCTTTCCACCCCTCATGCTCTAAGTTCAAAACC encodes:
- a CDS encoding membrane associated secretion system protein, translated to MSCKQYACSASRQQGSFTVELLFIFVALWGVYLFAADLSYQLLTRAKLDRSSFALVNVIKERTRYFEADVLAGQNLAVTNRELQDMTKVASRMLNTPVDNVAIKIESLTNKSSVAEFTSSKFRSLNCDTDSIVDHAELAPVDKGVVYPLYRVSLCEEESSWFKPFFNSGTGTSIKIASSSIMPGR
- a CDS encoding pilus assembly protein, yielding MKMQHASLRRQEGVAAVWMGLLLVPIMGVTFWAVEGTRYVQETSRLRDSAEAAAIAVTIEDQPDLARNLATQYVENYVRDIKSTNLTAQRFHQAEDEGAGILEYIQYTVNAKTTHDSWFASSFIPSFDEQQDLAGRSLARKYPVYLGDNNIDIVFVSDFSGSMNDRWGSSRHIKIDDLKTAIDQISSKILCTRTKQDYVDGEWKEVCDEPGEDTTGDKLLNRVGFVPFNVRTREIVSGGRANATSQLSYKDNYKPNVSPYSYNDVNWDYWRTYSQNEVLNCASRQSRCPNPKSDNQKYAKRIKDVIYQDSYRVADVYNYVDLPTSVSTMFTDKSGLQPDFYGVNGTDLFNAHGSSNSSQFKNIRLSNKLSDLNPINSMWADGGTAAFQGILRGAQILHDGDPNSSDDEEQQAYNKKIKMLLILSDGQESPNNGILKGLVDRGMCNKAREEIPGLYIGVIGIDFRASQQSGFQDCVVDPNEDIIDVSNLDELIEKIEELIRKGSKTSGITKLY